GATCTTCTCCATGATAAAACACCTTTTCCATCGGACGAACGCATGACCCCCGCGCTCCATCCCGGGGATGAAGCCCGCAACCGTTCCCGCAGCCATGCCGCTGTCCCGTTTTTTTAATCACGAAGAAAGGTCACCGAAGTGACCTTTCGTTATTACGAAGCTTTGCTTTCTGTTTTAGAGTCGGATGTAGAGCTGGCGGCGGTACTGGAGCCGCTCCCGGAATCGGCGGAGGACTTCTTCGGATGCGAACTTGACGAACGGTTGTCCGTGGTGTAGAAGCCAGACCCTTTGAAGATGATGTTGTTGTTCTGGCTTATCAACCGGCGAACCGGCCCGTGACAGTGAGGACACTCATCAAGCGATGCAGTGATGCTGTGAAAGGTCTCGAAGACCCCGCATTTCTCACAATAGTACTCGTACGTCGGCATGGCTTACACCTCCTTTGGCACGAAATTAAACTACCAATTATTCTACGGGAAACCGCTGCAAATGTCAAGCAGTGCTCTCCTAAAAAACGTTAAAATCCGTTTCCAGGATGGAGGGCCCGCATCCCGCCGGCCGGGGTCTGGAACCCGCCCGCGACCCCTCCCGGTCCGCGCCTTATTCTCCGCCTTGAACCCGGTCCTTGAAGAAGCGGAACAGCTCGATCGGCAGCGGGAAGAGGATGGTCGAGTTCTTCTCGACTGCGATCTCGGTCAGCGTCTGCAAATAGCGCAGCTGGATCGAGGCCGGTTCGGCGGCCAGCACCCGGGCGGCCTCCGCCAGCTTCTCCGAGGCTTGGTACTCGCCGTCGGCCGCGATCACCTTGGCCCGGCGCTCCCGTTCCGCCTCGGCCTGGCGGGCCATGGCCCGTTTCATGCTCTCGGGCAGCTCGATCGCTTTGACCTCGACGCCCGTCACCTTGACCCCCCAGGGGTCGGTGGCCTCGTCCAATAACCTTTTTAAGAGATCGTTCAATTCGTTCCGTTTGGAGAGCAGTTCATCCATGTCGTGCTGGCCGAGGACCGAGCGGAGGATCGTCTGCCCCAATAGCGAGGTGCTGCGGACGTAGTCGGCCACTTTGACGACTGCCAGCACCGGGTCGAAGATGTTGAAATAGACCACCGCGTCGACCAGGATCGGCACATTGTCCTTGGTGATCACTTCCTGCTTCGGCACGTCGATGGTGAAGGTGCGCAGATCCATGCTCTTGACGTAATCGATGCCCATGGGGAAGACCAGATTCATGCCGGGTTGCAGGACCGCGATCTGGCGGCCGAAGCGGAACAGCACTCCCCGCTCGTACTCGCTGATGATCCGGATCATGCTGCCGAGGAAGATATAGACCAGCAAGAAAAAGGCGTAACTGAAAAAGAGCAGCCCGTAGCCGAGCAGCGCCCATTGGACCAGGACCACCAGGACGGCCAGACCGCCCAGGAACAGGACGATCCCCTGCGCCTTAGTGGTCAGGGCCAACCCCATGTAGAGGAGCCACCAGATGCCGAAGACCACCCAGAGAAGCATCAACAATTGAAACCCCATCGCCCCCACCCCTTCATGAAATTATGAAATGACCCATTGCGGACTCGCAGTCAGCCAGCAATACAGGCCCAATCCCGCCAGCAGCACGATCAGCCAGCCCAGCCAGAAAGCCCAGGCCGGCCGGGCGCGCTGGATGAGCAGGCGGACCCCGGCCAGCACCAGCAGGGCCGGCCAGTATCGTTCGAAGATCTGGGCGATCGCCCAGTCGCTCCCCTCCGGCAGCCAGCCGGCGTTCCAACCGAACCAGAGGAGGCCGCCGCCGATCAGGAGCGCCGCCCCGGCGCTACGTCGGTTCATCGAATCATCTCCTCCGGCAGCAAGTGAGCGGCCACTCCCTGCGGCCGGTAAACGAACAGATAGGTGAAGCGCCGCCGCGCCGGTTCCCGGCCCGGATCCGCCGCCAGCCCGGCCGGGTCGAAGTCGAAGGCGGCGAAGACCACCTTGCGCTGAATCTCGCGGATCGACAGGCCGGCCCAGTCCGGGATGTAGCGCTCGCGGAGCGCCGCCTCCTGCCACAAGCGGTAGCCGATCCGCTGCAGCTCGGGAGCGCTGCCGCCGGCCCATTCCGGCAGCTCGACCAGTCGCTCCTGGGCCAGCAGATCGTATTTCAAGGTGTTCGCCAGCGTCGCGCCGTCGCCCAGGGCCGCCGCGCCGAACTGCAGCAAATAGCCGTAGAGATCCTTGACCTTATGGGCGACCTGGTCGTAGCCCCGGCTCTTCCACCAGTCGCCGAAGGCCTCGAAGAGCCGGAACGGGCCGGGGAACCGGGGAAACAGATATTCAAAGCTCAGGCGGAACCTGCCCGAGTTATAGTAGCGTTCCAGCAGGTCCTCGATGATCTTCAGCCGCAGCAGCTCGGCGTAGCCGATCCAGCGGTTGGCCAACACTTCGTACGGGGCCTCCTCGGTGTATATATATCCATATTCAGCGGCTTTATTCCGCAGGCCCGAACCGCGCAGCAGTTTTAAAAAACCCAGTTGCAGCCGGTGCGGGCGGATCGCCAGATTGTCGTCGAAGCTCCGGCCGAAGGTCTGGTAGTCCTCGGCGGGCAGCCCGGCGATGAGATCGAGGTGAATGAAGACATTGCTCTGCCGCGCCAGGCGGCCGCACTGCCGGGCCAGCCGGTCGAAGTCCATCCGCCGCTCGATCAGGCGCAGGGTCTCCGGGTGGGTCGACTGCACCCCCACCTCGAACTGGAACAGTCCCGGCGGCGCCTGGCTCAGGATCTCCAGCGACTCCTCGTCCAGCAGGTCGCCGACGATCTCAAAATGAAAATTGGTCCGGCCGGGGTGTTCCAGCAGAAACCGCCAGATCTCCTTGGCCCGGCCGGGATGGCAGTTGAATGAGCGGTCCACCAGCTTGATCTGGGCGACTTCCGCCGCGATGAACCGCAGCAGCTCCCGCTTGACCCGCTCCATGGGCAGGAAGCGCACGCCGCGTTCATTGGCGGAGAGGCAGTACTGACAGTGATAAGGGCAGCCCCGGGAGGTTTCGTAATAAACCAGTTTCTCCCGGAAGGGCCGCAGATCGTCGGGATAGGGAAACGGCAACTGGTCGAGGTCGGCGAGGGGCGGCCGCTCCTCATTGCGGAGCGGTTTCCCGGCGGCGTCCCGGTAGACCAGGCCCCGGATCCCCTCCCAGCGCGGCGCCGGCGCGGCATACTCCGCCAGCCATTCCTTGAAGGTCAGCTCGCCCTCGCCGACGATGATCTGGTCGATCCACGGGTTCCGCGAGAGCAAACCGGCGGGGTCGTCCCAGACCTCCGGCCCGCCCAGCACAATCAAGGTCTGCGGCGCCAGCGCCTTCAGGCGGCGGCTGATATTCAGCGTCAGCTGCAGGTTCCAGATGTTGCAGGAGAAGGCGACCACCGCGGCCCGCTCCAGAAAGATCTCGCCGCCGACCCAGTCCAGATCCTGATTGATGTTGAATTCGCGGAACTGCAGTTCCGGATAGTCGCCGCGGCAATATTGATAGATGGACCACAACCCCAGGGAGGTATGCACAAACTTGGCGTTTAACGTCGTGAGCAGAATCTTCATGGTTGAACCTTTCATGGCTTGAATGAGTTTCTTCCAGCCATATTATTTACCATCCGTCTCCAAAATCCTGCCGCCTCCGGCGGAGGATTCGCCGGGAAACGCGCCGAGGGCACATCGTTTTTCCCAAAATGAAAACCGTCCGGCCATAAAAATGATTTCAGGCGAATAAAAATGGCCCACTTTCTCGAAATGGGCCATTGGGTTTATAAGCCATGTGATAAAGTCTCTTTCTAAACGATTAGACTGGCAAGAGGATTTCAAAACGACTTTATCACTTGCTTCTCTGAGCTTTTGTGTTCACCCTGGCCTTCGGACAGGGTTTATCACAACGCTTTTATACGGTATGCAACAACCTATCTTCAGCCGGAACGTTTTTGCATCGTCGGAAAAAGGGCCGTCTCTTCTTCTTCAGCCGTTTCGCAAGCCGAATCTCACCAAGGAGTAGCCGTCCCGCCAGAAGTTCTTCTTGTGCTCTTCCGCGGTTTCGGGAACCGTTCCAAATTTCTTCTCAGTCCAGCTCCATTGGCCGGTGAAGCTGCCGGGGCCCACGTTGTAAAGCTCGCCATCGATGTGATGATGGGGGCCCAGCAAATTGCGGTTGCCGGAAAACAGCTGCACCGCCAGTTGGTTGGGACCGGACACCGCAAAATCAGTGATGTCCACGGTATAGGGCGCCCAAAGCAGCGTCCGGACCGGGCGGCCATTGATGAAGACCTTGGCGACTACCGCATCCGGCCGGTCCAGTTGCAAAACGATCCGCCGCCCGGGCTCCGGATCCAGTAAGATAGTTTGGGACAGCGTGACGGATCCGGCGAAGAAACAGAAGCCCTGGGTCGTTAGATCCCCGGTCGTTACTTGACGCGGCGGGGCGACGATGATGAACGGCCCATCGGTATGCAGTCCATTCCGGGCTGTGGCTTGGTAAGGGGTTTGGCTCGCTACCCCGAAATCCCCCACCAGATAAAGGCTTTCCAGTTCCACGTCATAAGTGAGCTTATTCCGTTCCGTTTCGTAGACGTCTTTCCCGAAAAGCACCTCATAGACCCGGGGATTTTGATAGAAATTCGTTTGGAGAAGGATCTCATTCCGGCCGGTCTGGACCAGGCCGCGCAAGTCGACTTTTTTGAAAGCGCTATCCTTCCACCAGCCGGCATCCTTATACTCAAGCGGCCGGCCATTAACGGCCATCTCAAACAGCCAGGGCGTTTCGAGGACCAAAAACAGTGTTTCCAGGCGAGCCGGGTCCAACGCCATGTCAAAGACGAACTTCAATTGCACCCGGCAACCCCGCTGCAAGTTTAAGAGCAGATCCATCAGCTTGATCACTGGCAGTGGCCCCTGCCACGGGCCTTCATCAATCCGGTAGCTGCATTCATCCAGCGTCAAAGCATTCCAATCCATGGCGGTGACGTGCCATTGCGCTCCGGGGGTTACTACCGTCGCCCAGGGATCCGGCCGCCCTTGTTTGGCGCGGGCTTGGGTTCCTTCCTCCAGGATCAGGAGATGGGATTGCATGGGCAGGAATTGCAACCGCATTGCTACGCCGGCAGCGGTATCTTCATAAGCGACCGGTTCCGGCTGGCCGCTCTCCAATGCCAGCCGCCGCATGGCGCCCCGGCCGTGAATGGTAACCGTGGCGTCATAGGTTTGATGCTGGTCGTGATTGACCAGGAAAAACAGCTGCGCCGTGCCCAAGTCCATCTGCCGGTAACTGATGGCGGAGATCTCGCCCTGATGATCGGAGATGCTGATGGCGATCAACTTCCGGTCCGCCAGGAACTGGTAGAGCCGTCCTCGATCCCGTTCCGCGTGAATTACCCGCTCGCTCAATCGTTGCAGCCGCGCGTCAACCCGGCCGC
The window above is part of the Hydrogenispora ethanolica genome. Proteins encoded here:
- a CDS encoding FmdB family zinc ribbon protein, which gives rise to MPTYEYYCEKCGVFETFHSITASLDECPHCHGPVRRLISQNNNIIFKGSGFYTTDNRSSSSHPKKSSADSGSGSSTAASSTSDSKTESKAS
- a CDS encoding slipin family protein yields the protein MGFQLLMLLWVVFGIWWLLYMGLALTTKAQGIVLFLGGLAVLVVLVQWALLGYGLLFFSYAFFLLVYIFLGSMIRIISEYERGVLFRFGRQIAVLQPGMNLVFPMGIDYVKSMDLRTFTIDVPKQEVITKDNVPILVDAVVYFNIFDPVLAVVKVADYVRSTSLLGQTILRSVLGQHDMDELLSKRNELNDLLKRLLDEATDPWGVKVTGVEVKAIELPESMKRAMARQAEAERERRAKVIAADGEYQASEKLAEAARVLAAEPASIQLRYLQTLTEIAVEKNSTILFPLPIELFRFFKDRVQGGE
- a CDS encoding B12-binding domain-containing radical SAM protein codes for the protein MKILLTTLNAKFVHTSLGLWSIYQYCRGDYPELQFREFNINQDLDWVGGEIFLERAAVVAFSCNIWNLQLTLNISRRLKALAPQTLIVLGGPEVWDDPAGLLSRNPWIDQIIVGEGELTFKEWLAEYAAPAPRWEGIRGLVYRDAAGKPLRNEERPPLADLDQLPFPYPDDLRPFREKLVYYETSRGCPYHCQYCLSANERGVRFLPMERVKRELLRFIAAEVAQIKLVDRSFNCHPGRAKEIWRFLLEHPGRTNFHFEIVGDLLDEESLEILSQAPPGLFQFEVGVQSTHPETLRLIERRMDFDRLARQCGRLARQSNVFIHLDLIAGLPAEDYQTFGRSFDDNLAIRPHRLQLGFLKLLRGSGLRNKAAEYGYIYTEEAPYEVLANRWIGYAELLRLKIIEDLLERYYNSGRFRLSFEYLFPRFPGPFRLFEAFGDWWKSRGYDQVAHKVKDLYGYLLQFGAAALGDGATLANTLKYDLLAQERLVELPEWAGGSAPELQRIGYRLWQEAALRERYIPDWAGLSIREIQRKVVFAAFDFDPAGLAADPGREPARRRFTYLFVYRPQGVAAHLLPEEMIR